A portion of the Hoplias malabaricus isolate fHopMal1 chromosome 1, fHopMal1.hap1, whole genome shotgun sequence genome contains these proteins:
- the LOC136710559 gene encoding sterile alpha motif domain-containing protein 3-like isoform X2, protein MAERLIPIIKKQVMFISLLDKLKAGESHKSLIEYTHGCGSKTQGSSHFAFPPLLLAALEWRDPELKSSKKSKIRTLLLQALFDQLSSKTLYPSHNQYVQLLSSLITVYPCLRENFGSGFDALHESLKNKFKKERCPLISDDEVLRMRTKFAIPGSGRKRTSEVVQLQFKAGRRLAVNGAVATEVCMEERNITEIVKTMAEEVKKVRPNMLFLQEQMTKTRGYRRTYISSHSTREILMEFPCLKLPEILLLEMKDLQHIDIDKQVTTVLSKMAPMILLRASRTAVIKRCLETIEDCQEGPVKKGLQLEAAILCLPSLFSEDSSLLFTAEESDTLDIVTPQIILSGCKEGVPLQYSLVKVTMDKEIMVDDCTDVSLALGVLFGTYFVFGVEYPKGLKKTLTFLEAFVFKMKEERFLPITLKRVFNSLCE, encoded by the exons GACTGATACCCATAATAAAGAAGCAGGTCATGTTTATTTCTCTTCTGGATAAATTGAAAGCAGGTGAATCCCACAA ATCTTTGATTGAGTATACACACGGATGTGGCTCAAAAACACAGGGTTCATCTCATTTTGCCTTCCCCCCATTGTTGTTGGCTGCGCTGGAATGGAGAGACCCTGAACTCAAAAGCTCAAAGAAGTCAAAAATAAGGACTCTTCTATTGCAGGCTCTATTTGACCAGCtgtctagtaaaacact GTACCCTTCACACAACCAGTATGTTCAGTTGTTGTCTTCACTCATAACTGTATACCCATGCCTGAGAGAGAACTTTGGATCAGGTTTT GATGCTCTGCACGAGTCCTTAAAGAACAAGTTCAAAAAGGAGAGATGCCCGCTGATCAGCGATGATGAAGTTCTCAGGATGAGAACAAAGTTTGCAATTCCAGGTTCTGGCAGAAAGCGTACATCTGAGGTTGTCCAATTACAATTTAAAGCAGGGAGAAGACTTGCT GTTAATGGTGCTGTTGCAACTGAAGTGTGTATGGAGGAGAGAAACATAACCGAAATTGTCAAGACAATGGCTGAGGAGGTAAAGAAGGTCCGACCAAATATGCTGTTTCTACAAGAGCAGATGACAAAGACAAGAGGATACAGAAGAACATATATCTCCTCCCATTCTACAAGAGAGATTTTAATGGAATTCCCTTGCCTTAAGTTGCCTGAAATT CTGCTTTTGGAAATGAAAGATCTCCAACACATTGACATAGACAAGCAagtcactacagtgctgagcaaAATGGCCCCCATGATTTTACTGCGAGCATCTCGCACTGCAGTGATTAAGAGATGTCTGGAGACCATTGAGGACTGCCAAGAAGGTCCTGTAAAAAAAG GTCTGCAGTTAGAGGCAGCCATCCTGTGCCTTCCGTCTCTGTTCAGTGAGGATTCCTCACTTCTCTTCACAGCTGAGGAA TCAGACACATTAGATATCGTCACACCACAGATTATTTTAAGTGGCTGTAAGGAGGGAGTTCCCTTGCAGTACAGTTTGGTGAAAGTCACCATGGACAAGGAGATCATGGTGGACGACTGCACAGATGTCTCGCTTGCCCTTGGTGTACTCTTCGGCACTTACTTTGTGTTTGGGGTGGAGTACCCTAAAGGACTTAAAAAAACTCTTACATTCCTTGAagcatttgtatttaaaatgaagGAGGAAAGATTCCTTCCAATTACGCTGAAGCGAGTATTCAATTCTCTCTGTGAGTAg
- the LOC136710559 gene encoding sterile alpha motif domain-containing protein 3-like isoform X1, which yields MEHEIDGATLGVFTERMAERLIPIIKKQVMFISLLDKLKAGESHKSLIEYTHGCGSKTQGSSHFAFPPLLLAALEWRDPELKSSKKSKIRTLLLQALFDQLSSKTLYPSHNQYVQLLSSLITVYPCLRENFGSGFDALHESLKNKFKKERCPLISDDEVLRMRTKFAIPGSGRKRTSEVVQLQFKAGRRLAVNGAVATEVCMEERNITEIVKTMAEEVKKVRPNMLFLQEQMTKTRGYRRTYISSHSTREILMEFPCLKLPEILLLEMKDLQHIDIDKQVTTVLSKMAPMILLRASRTAVIKRCLETIEDCQEGPVKKGLQLEAAILCLPSLFSEDSSLLFTAEESDTLDIVTPQIILSGCKEGVPLQYSLVKVTMDKEIMVDDCTDVSLALGVLFGTYFVFGVEYPKGLKKTLTFLEAFVFKMKEERFLPITLKRVFNSLCE from the exons GACTGATACCCATAATAAAGAAGCAGGTCATGTTTATTTCTCTTCTGGATAAATTGAAAGCAGGTGAATCCCACAA ATCTTTGATTGAGTATACACACGGATGTGGCTCAAAAACACAGGGTTCATCTCATTTTGCCTTCCCCCCATTGTTGTTGGCTGCGCTGGAATGGAGAGACCCTGAACTCAAAAGCTCAAAGAAGTCAAAAATAAGGACTCTTCTATTGCAGGCTCTATTTGACCAGCtgtctagtaaaacact GTACCCTTCACACAACCAGTATGTTCAGTTGTTGTCTTCACTCATAACTGTATACCCATGCCTGAGAGAGAACTTTGGATCAGGTTTT GATGCTCTGCACGAGTCCTTAAAGAACAAGTTCAAAAAGGAGAGATGCCCGCTGATCAGCGATGATGAAGTTCTCAGGATGAGAACAAAGTTTGCAATTCCAGGTTCTGGCAGAAAGCGTACATCTGAGGTTGTCCAATTACAATTTAAAGCAGGGAGAAGACTTGCT GTTAATGGTGCTGTTGCAACTGAAGTGTGTATGGAGGAGAGAAACATAACCGAAATTGTCAAGACAATGGCTGAGGAGGTAAAGAAGGTCCGACCAAATATGCTGTTTCTACAAGAGCAGATGACAAAGACAAGAGGATACAGAAGAACATATATCTCCTCCCATTCTACAAGAGAGATTTTAATGGAATTCCCTTGCCTTAAGTTGCCTGAAATT CTGCTTTTGGAAATGAAAGATCTCCAACACATTGACATAGACAAGCAagtcactacagtgctgagcaaAATGGCCCCCATGATTTTACTGCGAGCATCTCGCACTGCAGTGATTAAGAGATGTCTGGAGACCATTGAGGACTGCCAAGAAGGTCCTGTAAAAAAAG GTCTGCAGTTAGAGGCAGCCATCCTGTGCCTTCCGTCTCTGTTCAGTGAGGATTCCTCACTTCTCTTCACAGCTGAGGAA TCAGACACATTAGATATCGTCACACCACAGATTATTTTAAGTGGCTGTAAGGAGGGAGTTCCCTTGCAGTACAGTTTGGTGAAAGTCACCATGGACAAGGAGATCATGGTGGACGACTGCACAGATGTCTCGCTTGCCCTTGGTGTACTCTTCGGCACTTACTTTGTGTTTGGGGTGGAGTACCCTAAAGGACTTAAAAAAACTCTTACATTCCTTGAagcatttgtatttaaaatgaagGAGGAAAGATTCCTTCCAATTACGCTGAAGCGAGTATTCAATTCTCTCTGTGAGTAg
- the LOC136710559 gene encoding sterile alpha motif domain-containing protein 3-like isoform X3 produces the protein MEHEIDGATLGVFTERMAERLIPIIKKQVMFISLLDKLKAGESHKSLIEYTHGCGSKTQGSSHFAFPPLLLAALEWRDPELKSSKKSKIRTLLLQALFDQLSSKTLYPSHNQYVQLLSSLITVYPCLRENFGSGFDALHESLKNKFKKERCPLISDDEVLRMRTKFAIPGSGRKRTSEVVQLQFKAGRRLAVNGAVATEVCMEERNITEIVKTMAEEVKKVRPNMLFLQEQMTKTRGYRRTYISSHSTREILMEFPCLKLPEILLLEMKDLQHIDIDKQVTTVLSKMAPMILLRASRTAVIKRCLETIEDCQEGPVKKGLQLEAAILCLPSLFSEDSSLLFTAEEVIFCFCLVRHIRYRHTTDYFKWL, from the exons GACTGATACCCATAATAAAGAAGCAGGTCATGTTTATTTCTCTTCTGGATAAATTGAAAGCAGGTGAATCCCACAA ATCTTTGATTGAGTATACACACGGATGTGGCTCAAAAACACAGGGTTCATCTCATTTTGCCTTCCCCCCATTGTTGTTGGCTGCGCTGGAATGGAGAGACCCTGAACTCAAAAGCTCAAAGAAGTCAAAAATAAGGACTCTTCTATTGCAGGCTCTATTTGACCAGCtgtctagtaaaacact GTACCCTTCACACAACCAGTATGTTCAGTTGTTGTCTTCACTCATAACTGTATACCCATGCCTGAGAGAGAACTTTGGATCAGGTTTT GATGCTCTGCACGAGTCCTTAAAGAACAAGTTCAAAAAGGAGAGATGCCCGCTGATCAGCGATGATGAAGTTCTCAGGATGAGAACAAAGTTTGCAATTCCAGGTTCTGGCAGAAAGCGTACATCTGAGGTTGTCCAATTACAATTTAAAGCAGGGAGAAGACTTGCT GTTAATGGTGCTGTTGCAACTGAAGTGTGTATGGAGGAGAGAAACATAACCGAAATTGTCAAGACAATGGCTGAGGAGGTAAAGAAGGTCCGACCAAATATGCTGTTTCTACAAGAGCAGATGACAAAGACAAGAGGATACAGAAGAACATATATCTCCTCCCATTCTACAAGAGAGATTTTAATGGAATTCCCTTGCCTTAAGTTGCCTGAAATT CTGCTTTTGGAAATGAAAGATCTCCAACACATTGACATAGACAAGCAagtcactacagtgctgagcaaAATGGCCCCCATGATTTTACTGCGAGCATCTCGCACTGCAGTGATTAAGAGATGTCTGGAGACCATTGAGGACTGCCAAGAAGGTCCTGTAAAAAAAG GTCTGCAGTTAGAGGCAGCCATCCTGTGCCTTCCGTCTCTGTTCAGTGAGGATTCCTCACTTCTCTTCACAGCTGAGGAA gtcattttctgtttctgtctagTCAGACACATTAGATATCGTCACACCACAGATTATTTTAAGTGGCTGTAA
- the LOC136710559 gene encoding sterile alpha motif domain-containing protein 3-like isoform X4 yields MEHEIDGATLGVFTERMAERLIPIIKKQVMFISLLDKLKAGESHKSLIEYTHGCGSKTQGSSHFAFPPLLLAALEWRDPELKSSKKSKIRTLLLQALFDQLSSKTLYPSHNQYVQLLSSLITVYPCLRENFGSGFDALHESLKNKFKKERCPLISDDEVLRMRTKFAIPGSGRKRTSEVVQLQFKAGRRLAVNGAVATEVCMEERNITEIVKTMAEEVKKVRPNMLFLQEQMTKTRGYRRTYISSHSTREILMEFPCLKLPEILLLEMKDLQHIDIDKQVTTVLSKMAPMILLRASRTAVIKRCLETIEDCQEGPVKKGLQLEAAILCLPSLFSEDSSLLFTAEETH; encoded by the exons GACTGATACCCATAATAAAGAAGCAGGTCATGTTTATTTCTCTTCTGGATAAATTGAAAGCAGGTGAATCCCACAA ATCTTTGATTGAGTATACACACGGATGTGGCTCAAAAACACAGGGTTCATCTCATTTTGCCTTCCCCCCATTGTTGTTGGCTGCGCTGGAATGGAGAGACCCTGAACTCAAAAGCTCAAAGAAGTCAAAAATAAGGACTCTTCTATTGCAGGCTCTATTTGACCAGCtgtctagtaaaacact GTACCCTTCACACAACCAGTATGTTCAGTTGTTGTCTTCACTCATAACTGTATACCCATGCCTGAGAGAGAACTTTGGATCAGGTTTT GATGCTCTGCACGAGTCCTTAAAGAACAAGTTCAAAAAGGAGAGATGCCCGCTGATCAGCGATGATGAAGTTCTCAGGATGAGAACAAAGTTTGCAATTCCAGGTTCTGGCAGAAAGCGTACATCTGAGGTTGTCCAATTACAATTTAAAGCAGGGAGAAGACTTGCT GTTAATGGTGCTGTTGCAACTGAAGTGTGTATGGAGGAGAGAAACATAACCGAAATTGTCAAGACAATGGCTGAGGAGGTAAAGAAGGTCCGACCAAATATGCTGTTTCTACAAGAGCAGATGACAAAGACAAGAGGATACAGAAGAACATATATCTCCTCCCATTCTACAAGAGAGATTTTAATGGAATTCCCTTGCCTTAAGTTGCCTGAAATT CTGCTTTTGGAAATGAAAGATCTCCAACACATTGACATAGACAAGCAagtcactacagtgctgagcaaAATGGCCCCCATGATTTTACTGCGAGCATCTCGCACTGCAGTGATTAAGAGATGTCTGGAGACCATTGAGGACTGCCAAGAAGGTCCTGTAAAAAAAG GTCTGCAGTTAGAGGCAGCCATCCTGTGCCTTCCGTCTCTGTTCAGTGAGGATTCCTCACTTCTCTTCACAGCTGAGGAA ACACATTAG